The Blastopirellula marina genome contains the following window.
TCAAATAGTTCGTTCGTTTTTGTTTGGGATACCGAATCTGGCAAACTGATCTACGAGCGAAATCTGGGTTATCGTGTCTTTACCACGAAGTTTAGCAAGGACAATTCGCTCGTCCTTTGTTCCGGCTGGGAAGATGGTCACGAAGGGGATATGGAGGTCCCGATTGGCCATGTGGATGTGGTTGAACCGAAGAAAAACGGCTGGAGTTCCCATTACCTAACAGACTCGTACATTCTTTGCGCCGACTTCGTGAATCAAGATGAAATCGTGATCGGCCTAGGAAATGGCCGTGTTCAGATCCTTGACTATCGCCAAGGAAAGCAAATTACCGAAGTGCAAGTAAACCCTTGGCATGTCAGCAGTATCGCTGTCCACGGCGACCTGTTGGCGACGGGGGCGGAGACCGGAGAAGTCAGCCTCTGGAGATTAAGTCATAGCAAAGCTGAATAGTTTGGTAGTGGAAAGAAAGGGAAGTACTGCTCGAAAAAAACGGGTTAGAACGAATGGCACCTTTCCTATTCCACTTACTCCATCTAGTCAAATCTCTGCTTTTCCAATTTCCGCTAGGAATGCGGCGAAGCTGTCGGCAATGACCACCCTCGCGTCTTTGTTAAGGTGACTCAAGTCAACTTGCTTGCCGAACATTCTTCTAAGCTCTTTCGAGAAAGGCGTGCGGTATCCTTACCGAACATTGAGCCCTGCCACCTACGCTTCTCTATTTTCTTTCCTGCGGCTCTTGAAGTTTCTTCCTAATTCTTTCACAAATCGATTGACTACTTGTGTAGTCATCCTCTACACTCCGACTACACGAGTAGTCACACAAGGCGAAAAGCAATGCCGAAGCGCAAACCTCTGGGCAAAGTTGAACTCGAATTGCTGCAAGCAGTCGAACAGCTGCAGCCGGTGTCCGTTCGAACTTTGGCGGAACATCTGGCGGACAAAACAGGTCAGGCCCGGACCACCATCTTGACAACTCTCGAACGGTTGCGGGCCAAGGGTTGCGTGACGCGACGTTCCATTAAAGGGGTCAACCACTACTCGCCACGCGTCGCGGTATCGGAACTGTTACCTCGCATTGTGGATGACTTCGTGCAGAAGATGCTTGGTGGATCTGTTTCTCCTTTTGTCGCTTATTTACAAGACCAGAAGGAAGTCGATCCCGACGAGTTGGCTCAATTGAAATCGTTGGTGGAAGATCTCGAGGCCAAGCAGGCCCTAAAGGAAAAGAGGAAGAAGAAATGAATGGCTTTCTGACTCAGTTCCTTACCGTTTGGCTCGAAACCCTCTGGCGGATAACCTGGCAAGGTACCGTTGTCGTGCTGATTGCCTTGCTGATCGACTACCAATGGAAGTCGATGCCGCCAATCTGGCGAAATTGGCTGTGGCGATTGGCGTTTCTCAAGATTGCTTTCGCGATACTACCTCTCTCAATTCCACTTCCGCTGCTTCCAGTCTCTGCGGAGCCAACCGCACTTACGGCAACAAGTGATTTCATCGACGTTCCGCTTTCAGCATCTGCTTCTGATACGTTTCAATCCCCTCTTCCGCCGTTGAAGCTTCTCTTATTTTCAGCCTGGGTCGTCGGCTTCACCGCTTGCGCGATTTCAATTTGGGAGAGTGGCAGGCGAGTCCGAAAAGAACTTCAGAAGTCGACCTCCACTCTGGCAAGTAGCCTGCTCATGCAGAATGTACGAGCGATTAGTCACAAGTTAGGCCTAACGGTCATTCCCGAGGTTCGGCTGGCATCAGGATCGAATAGTCCCTGTCTACTTACCCGAAAGAAGCGATCGATCATTCTTCTTCCGGAGCGGTGGCTTGAATCGTGTTCGATGTCCGAGCTGCGATTGTCTCTGACCCACGAACTCGCGCACTTGGCACGTGGTGATTTAGCGTGGAATCGTTTTTTGGTTTGGTCGCGTGCGGTGCTGTTCTTCCATCCTTTGGTTTGGATTGCTGTGCGACGATACCTGCTGTCTCAAGAAATGGCCTGCGATCGTATCGCGATTGCGGAAACGGGTGGGAATCGCGGCGAGTTCGCGCGTCTTCTCGTACAACTTGCGGAACACGCTACGGCAACTCCTATGAGCACCGTGGCGATGACAGGGTCAACTTCTAGTCTCAAGGAAAGGATCGCGTCGATGTACCAGGTACACTACAAACCGACTAAGTTTATCGCAGGGGCGATGACGGCAATGGGAGTTCTAAGCCTCATTCCATTTGCGATTGCCCAACAGCGTGAGCAAGCCACAACGAACCAAGATTCGGGCGGGCCGAACGTGTCTGTATCTGCGAGCGCGTTTTCTCGCGGGTCAGGATCTGCGGACGGCATGGGGGCCGGAGGAGGCATGGGAAGAGGGAATTCCGACGGGGATTCGCGGGGCTTTGGTTTTGGCGGCGCTATGACACGTTCCAGGTCGCAGTCGCGCGGTGGAACTTCGATATCGATCAACACGAATCCCACGCCAGGGGCCCCAAAACCGGCCACTCTGTCTCAAACGAATCTTGAGAAACCCTCAAGGATGAAACAATCGATGATTTCGGGGAATACAGGTGGTAATGACGCGTGGACGCGAACCACCGAAGCAACGCTCAATGGCGACAACATAACGATTGTTGAAAAGCCCAATACCATTTCGTTCACACTCGAGCATCCAGATGGAACGAAAGAGGTTTTTGTCGCAAACGACCTACGCGATTTGGCGCTTCAATCCCGCTCAGCGGCCGCGATCTATCGTAAGCTATTGAAACCAACATCGACTGCCGGCAACAACACAGGAATTGCCGCCAGTCCGGGAAATAGCATGCCGCTTGACGCCCGCGTTCTGCTGCGGCAACAACTTCAGTCCATGAAAGACGAACAAGGTTCCCAAGGTGCGGCGTTCGATCTTTTGCTCAATGAATTAGACGCACTTGGAAGATAACGCTACGCATTATCTCAATGCCCCTCGTGGCCTTCCGCGAATACAGATTGCGCAAGGCCAAGGCCTGAGCTCGAATCGTGGGAGACAAGCTTCTCAGAAGAACAATGAGCTCGGCACCTATTCTTCACGATATAAGCCTAAAGCCAGCTTGCTCGCCCTGGCTTTAAATTCAGCCGTTAGGTCGACTCTGCAATAGAATTTCCATGCCGTACGTCGCGATCATAATCAGGACGTAGCAGGCAATAGCGGCTGCCAGTAAAACGCCAAACAATTTCTTCTTCGACCAAGAATCGAGGCGAAAGTACGCCAGTACGTTCGTCCGAAAGCAGTATCCCAACAGTGAGCCCAAAACTACCAGTGGCACGCCCGACTGCGTCAAATGAAATGAGACGAAGTTTCCCATACCTATGGAATTCAGCACGTTGAATCCTAACTGAATCACGATCGACAGCAAGCTTAGCCAGTAATAGATCGTCGCGATCCACCACGCCCAGGTGGCACCCCAAGCCATTCCGACGCCAGAACAGATAAACAGGACGGCGAGAGTCGTCACCCAAGCCATCGCTAGTACGGGACGGATCGCGATACCATTGATCGTGGTATCGTGAACCGTTTCGGCAAACAGAAAACTGAAGCCCAGCAGGAAAAGAAAACCGCCAAGCGAATGCAAAACTGCCAGGATGGTAATTCCCAGCGGACGCTTGGCCGGAACGGACGAAGCTTGATCGGCATCTACTGCGGCGGCTGTGGTAGTCGGCGACTCGAAGGGATTCTCTGACATCGCCACCGTTTTCTTTGGCGGGTTTTATTGGCTGCGCGCTGGAGATATAGCAGCGGGCTTGGTCGGGTATACGGGCTAAACGTTGCTCATGATCAACAATTGCAAGCTCATCCCAATTCCGAACAGCACCACGAACAACAGAAACGTGATCCCGCACAGGATGCCAAACAGCTTTCCTTTCGATTGGTTGTGGAGCGCGAAGAAGGTGAGCACGTTGTCTTTAAACAGGTACGAGACAATCAGCCCGGCGATGACGGCTCGGACGCCATACTTGGTATAGACTTCTCCCGGGGCGCCTCCCGGGATCTGGCCGAGGGTCGACATGCCGATAATAAACATCAGAAAGAGTCCGTTCCAAAGTGCGCTCAGTGAGTAGCCAACGCCTACCAACCACCAACCCCAGATCTTGCCCATCCACAGGCCGACCGCGCTGACCAGGATTAGTCCCCCTATCCCAATCATGAAACCACCGATGGCGATTATGGGAACCCCGAGAACAGAAGCTGCGGCTTGGTTTGCCGCGATCGTAGCAAACATCAAGACGCCAACCCCGGCGACGACGATTGCGGTGATGACCACGAACACCACGAGGATCACCAGCCCGATCGGTCGCTTCACGGGCCCACTGCTCGGCTCTCTAACGTAATCCGTCGTATCAAGTATGGGAGAATCGTACGGGTTATCAGTCACAATCAGTACTCACTATCGCTAATTGAAAACGCCCTTGGTCCATGATCTCTATTCGCCGACATTGACTACTAGAGCCGCAAAAACGATCTGCACGATCAGGAAGTGGGCAGCATACAGCCCTAGTGTAATCCCTGCGAGAACGCCAAATAGCTTTCCCTTCGACCAATTTTGCAAGCGAAAGTAAGCGAGCACGTTGTCTTGGAAAAGATACAGCACGATCAGCCCTGCAATGAATGCTCGCGTGCCGTTTTTGATGTACGAACTTGATAGAGCTTCGGCTTGTGGATTCATGACGGTGACAATCATCATCCCTGCCACATTCAATACGACGCTGAATGCATAACCAGTGGTCCCCAGCCACCAACCCCATGTTGCACCGATCCACATTCCAATTGCTGCGGCGAGGATGAGACCGGCCAAAATGAAAACGATTCCGCTGGTAAGAAAAATCACCCAACTCAGTGTTTCGCCTAGCCCTTCCAACTCGCGG
Protein-coding sequences here:
- a CDS encoding BlaI/MecI/CopY family transcriptional regulator translates to MPKRKPLGKVELELLQAVEQLQPVSVRTLAEHLADKTGQARTTILTTLERLRAKGCVTRRSIKGVNHYSPRVAVSELLPRIVDDFVQKMLGGSVSPFVAYLQDQKEVDPDELAQLKSLVEDLEAKQALKEKRKKK
- a CDS encoding M56 family metallopeptidase; protein product: MNGFLTQFLTVWLETLWRITWQGTVVVLIALLIDYQWKSMPPIWRNWLWRLAFLKIAFAILPLSIPLPLLPVSAEPTALTATSDFIDVPLSASASDTFQSPLPPLKLLLFSAWVVGFTACAISIWESGRRVRKELQKSTSTLASSLLMQNVRAISHKLGLTVIPEVRLASGSNSPCLLTRKKRSIILLPERWLESCSMSELRLSLTHELAHLARGDLAWNRFLVWSRAVLFFHPLVWIAVRRYLLSQEMACDRIAIAETGGNRGEFARLLVQLAEHATATPMSTVAMTGSTSSLKERIASMYQVHYKPTKFIAGAMTAMGVLSLIPFAIAQQREQATTNQDSGGPNVSVSASAFSRGSGSADGMGAGGGMGRGNSDGDSRGFGFGGAMTRSRSQSRGGTSISINTNPTPGAPKPATLSQTNLEKPSRMKQSMISGNTGGNDAWTRTTEATLNGDNITIVEKPNTISFTLEHPDGTKEVFVANDLRDLALQSRSAAAIYRKLLKPTSTAGNNTGIAASPGNSMPLDARVLLRQQLQSMKDEQGSQGAAFDLLLNELDALGR